A part of Paenibacillus donghaensis genomic DNA contains:
- a CDS encoding response regulator transcription factor: MYKLLLVDDERLILEGISQVVDWYKAGTELAGTARNGIEALEKIESLSPQIVITDISMPGLDGLGLVQTCSERFPDVKFIMLTGYKDFDYARKAMHHGVKHYLLKPCNEQQIHAAIVELVEDLDEQQDREQFVSGMKQRLTKVLPHVKEQFLKEWISNKTYGRRDLVYYQEMFGIELNGKNVRLLLFRIEGSYEYEHLFALQNIAQDMLQEILLSTMIGSHLLILLEHVETADGSGSLLARTGEVREVFCRFYKLDVTIAVSDTGRMSQSRRLYRQTLECMNHRFYLEPGSLITRSDIPGDEMGGSIEIDLEEEQICLLIKAGDNQAVDKELERLFDVLSADRLDINVTRSYILQLYAAMIRLCLPEERSSFTSGLGELAGIDTLGGLKNHVKQAADRLTCMYERHFVSRQAATVDKMLRIIEADYRNAELTLGSVAAEMLYMNADYLGKIFKKITGEKFSNYVTQYRIAKASEHILQSGDVKVFELAEMFGFGGNAQYFSNVFKKVTGRTPTDFMKPQTEQT; the protein is encoded by the coding sequence TCTCCACAGATTGTGATCACAGATATTTCGATGCCTGGTCTGGATGGGCTGGGGCTGGTGCAGACCTGCAGCGAGCGGTTCCCGGATGTCAAATTTATCATGCTGACCGGATATAAGGATTTCGATTATGCCCGCAAGGCGATGCATCATGGGGTGAAGCATTATTTGCTTAAACCCTGCAATGAGCAGCAGATTCACGCAGCCATTGTTGAGCTTGTTGAGGATCTAGATGAACAGCAGGACCGCGAGCAGTTCGTAAGCGGAATGAAGCAGCGGCTGACCAAGGTATTGCCTCATGTGAAAGAGCAATTTCTGAAGGAATGGATCTCCAACAAGACCTACGGCAGGCGTGACCTGGTATATTACCAGGAGATGTTCGGCATTGAACTGAACGGCAAGAATGTCCGGCTGCTGCTGTTCCGCATTGAAGGCTCCTATGAATATGAGCATCTGTTTGCGCTGCAGAATATTGCCCAGGATATGCTGCAGGAGATCCTGCTCAGCACGATGATTGGCAGCCATCTCCTGATTCTGCTGGAGCATGTGGAGACCGCTGACGGAAGCGGCAGCCTACTTGCCCGCACGGGTGAAGTGCGGGAGGTCTTCTGCCGCTTCTACAAGCTGGATGTGACCATTGCCGTTAGCGACACCGGCAGGATGAGCCAGTCCCGCAGGCTGTACCGCCAGACGCTGGAATGCATGAATCACCGCTTCTATCTGGAGCCGGGCAGCTTGATTACAAGAAGTGATATCCCCGGTGATGAAATGGGCGGCAGCATTGAGATTGATCTGGAGGAGGAGCAGATCTGTCTGCTGATTAAGGCGGGCGACAATCAGGCTGTGGACAAGGAGCTGGAGCGGTTGTTCGATGTACTGTCGGCAGACCGGCTGGATATCAATGTGACCCGCTCTTATATTCTGCAGCTCTACGCCGCGATGATCCGTCTCTGCTTGCCAGAGGAACGCAGCAGCTTCACCTCAGGCCTTGGAGAGCTGGCCGGGATCGACACCTTGGGTGGACTGAAGAATCATGTGAAACAAGCGGCAGACCGTCTGACGTGTATGTATGAGCGCCACTTCGTATCCCGCCAGGCGGCAACGGTAGATAAGATGCTGCGGATCATCGAAGCCGATTACCGCAATGCTGAGCTGACGCTAGGCTCGGTAGCCGCTGAAATGCTCTATATGAATGCCGATTATCTCGGCAAAATCTTCAAGAAGATTACCGGGGAGAAATTCTCCAATTATGTGACACAATACCGGATTGCGAAAGCGTCCGAGCATATTCTGCAGAGCGGGGATGTGAAGGTGTTTGAGCTGGCGGAAATGTTCGGCTTTGGGGGGAATGCCCAATATTTCAGCAATGTATTCAAAAAAGTGACCGGCCGCACTCCCACTGATTTTATGAAACCCCAAACAGAGCAGACCTGA